The DNA window TACTCTTTCTCTTTAATCTACTAGAACCTCTTCTGCTGTAGGAGGCTTATTCTTCTTGTTTTCGCTTTGCCTATTCCTCTCGCAGGCGCTTCGCCTACTCTTCTTGTCTACGTTTCTCctcaatctctctcttctttttctcttatttctaaTGCTGAGCTGCCATCTTCTCCTcgttattttttctaatttattccATTTTCATCTCATACTGAATGGTCTGCTCGATTTCTTTTTGCTGAATCTTAAAACCGATACCTGTTTGAACTTGATTTTCTCCAGTTGTTTCATCTATTTCTCGATAAGCGTTGACTTGAGGTTGCTATTCGATAGTGGCTCTACTCTGGAATCGCCAGCTACCATTGTTTTAGTTTTCTGAATTGTGCATAGAGTTACATATTGAGAATTCCAAAGACCTTTCTGTTCCTCCTCGACGACCTATGCCCTCACATGCTTCAGATGGTCAATCTTTGCCTTCCTTTTTTACTCATGATGGGCCACACGTTTATCGATGAGAGCTTTATCATTGATACCATCCCCGTATTTCGCATTGATCTCTTCGGGAGTGCGAACGAGTAAATCCTCGAACTTAAAGCCAGTGCGTTTGAGTGCTTCGTTGGACCGGGGAGTCATTTTGGAGAAGACATTGGCATTTTCTGGAAAGTTATCGAAGGAAATCATAAAAATGGCTAATAATTATAATAAGGTTCTTTCTGCTtaatattgaagcaaaaggattAGGAATGATTCATCATTCGTTTTTTTGGAGCCTGGATATGTTGAACTCCTTGGCGATGCTCTCGACTCCAGCATTGGCAATTTCGTGGTTATGGACAAACCATTCGAAACTTTCAGTATTGGCTGCGATGTTGTTGGTCATGATTTCTCTGAATCGCTTATCGTTGGCGATGACAAAGAGGTTGACCATGATGACGTTGCTCAGCTTCAGCCTGTAAATGAGGTTAGGCACACTCATCTCGCAGAAAGCGTTGAGGATGATGATGGTCGTGCCAGGATGGCTTTTAAGGTAGTGATGCACCTGCTCCAAGAAAATACGAGCATATTCCACCTCAGCCACAGGGAAGAACACTAGCTTAATAGGGTACTTCTGGTGGTCCGACTCCAAACCCCGGTAGAGGTCGTATACAGAGAAGACCTCCATCTTCTTTGCATCGAAGTTCTTGAGTGAAATGAGCTGGCGCAACAGAGCTTTGAGGACCTTGATGAACTGGTTTTGATAGACTTCGAAGAAGTACTCAACTGAGAAGATTTCAGAAAGAAGAGAGGTGAGGAAGAACTCAAGTTCTTTTTTGTGCTCGTTAGAGGTGGGAAAAACGAGGAAGGACTCTTGTTCTACGGAAACCATGATATGTGATTCACTGGAGGTGTTATTGCACTCAAGGTCATAAATTTCGCTTTCTCCGAAGATAAAGGTTTTTGTCTTGACAGCTCTTTCCTTGAAGGTAATGCGTTTggccatattcttgatgttttgaacTATGAAGTCAACAGAAACACGATTGTTTCTGAATCCAGGGATGATGATGTCTGCGTAGACCGCTGTTGGTAGGATAAAATCGCGGAAAGCCTTTTTCACAAATTTGTTGTACTGTTCCAGTACACTGATAACACTTCGCCCTCGCTCAGCAGTATCCCTCTTGAGTCTTCGGCACAGGCGGATATCATCTACGTGAAACTCAGCATACCGTCGCAATTGATGAAGATTTTGTAGGTGAGAAGGTCCCTGATGCGTTTGTCATGGAAGGCCATCAGTCCTTCGAAGAAAATGATGTTAGCTGGCCCTATATAAGCAGGCTATTTGAGACGGGCGTGCTCAATGAAGGAATACTGAGGAATTTCTACTTTATCGTTGCTTTAAATCAGATTCATTAGGGTCTTGTAGGCAAGGTCGAAGTCCAAGGCATTGGGGTGATCAAAGTTGTACTCTGCGATATTGACCTGAGTCTTGTCCACGCCTATGTTAAGTATGGGCTACTCTTGTAGAAGGAGTCGAGACTGATGACTTCAACTTTGAAGTTGCGGTCGAAGGCCATCTGCCTGAAGATGTTGTCGCAAAGGGTGGTCTTACCTGCAGCTGATCCTCCTGCCACGCCGATGATAATTTTTTGGTTTGGCTCCTCAACTAAGCTTTTTTTGCGGGGGTTCACGATATTGGACATCACTCTTTagatttataattttaaaagatcGACTTCAA is part of the Nymphaea colorata isolate Beijing-Zhang1983 unplaced genomic scaffold, ASM883128v2 scaffold0563, whole genome shotgun sequence genome and encodes:
- the LOC116245181 gene encoding uncharacterized protein LOC116245181, producing the protein MSNIVNPRKKSLVEEPNQKIIIGVAGGSAADDIRLCRRLKRDTAERGRSVISVLEQYNKFVKKAFRDFILPTAVYADIIIPGFRNNRVSVDFIVQNIKNMAKRITFKERAVKTKTFIFGESEIYDLECNNTSSESHIMVSVEQESFLVFPTSNEHKKELEFFLTSLLSEIFSVEYFFEVYQNQFIKVLKALLRQLISLKNFDAKKMEVFSVYDLYRGLESDHQKYPIKLVFFPVAEVEYARIFLEQVHHYLKSHPGTTIIILNAFCEMSVPNLIYRLKLSNVIMVNLFVIANDKRFREIMTNNIAANTESFEWFVHNHEIANAGVESIAKEFNISRLQKNE